A DNA window from Sphingomonas profundi contains the following coding sequences:
- a CDS encoding allantoate amidohydrolase, with translation MTTHGPGGARAVARCDALGLAPYSDAADGLYRAYLTPAHRAALDRTGAWMVEAGMTVRLDPAANLIGRYEGTAEAPALLIGSHIDSVRDAGRYDGPLGLMLGIECVAALAEQGRRMPFPIEVIAFGDEEGSRFPAAMLTSRAVAGTLPLAALAIADAEGVDLGDALRMFDASHESLCGGSGIASQWPLGIGNYLAAARAPGSTLAYLEAHIEQGPVLEAAGLAVGTVTGIAAQRRYAVVVTGTAGHAGTISMPLRRDALAAAAEMVLAAERIARAAASDLVATVGRLEALPGAANVIPGRVAFTLDVRAGDAPRRDAAAAAILAEIHAIAARRGVVATADRVHDLPPSPCDPGLMDLLDAATQAAGQPVRRLVSGAGHDAMAMASLCPTAMLFVRCAGGVSHNPAEAVDPADADIALAVMRGFIDRLGETLA, from the coding sequence GTGACGACGCATGGCCCGGGGGGCGCCCGTGCCGTTGCCCGCTGCGACGCGCTTGGCCTGGCGCCGTACAGCGACGCGGCCGACGGCCTCTACCGCGCCTATCTCACGCCCGCCCACCGCGCCGCGCTGGATCGCACGGGCGCGTGGATGGTCGAGGCGGGCATGACCGTGCGGCTAGATCCCGCCGCCAACCTGATCGGCCGCTACGAGGGAACGGCGGAGGCGCCCGCCCTGCTGATCGGCAGCCACATCGACAGCGTGCGCGACGCCGGCCGCTACGACGGCCCGCTTGGGCTCATGCTCGGCATCGAATGTGTCGCGGCGCTCGCGGAACAGGGCCGGCGCATGCCCTTCCCGATCGAGGTGATCGCCTTTGGCGACGAGGAGGGCAGCCGCTTCCCGGCCGCGATGCTGACGAGCCGGGCGGTTGCCGGCACGCTGCCGCTGGCGGCGCTCGCCATCGCCGACGCGGAAGGGGTCGATCTCGGTGACGCCTTGCGCATGTTTGACGCCAGCCACGAGAGCCTGTGCGGCGGATCCGGCATCGCATCGCAGTGGCCGCTCGGCATCGGCAACTATCTCGCCGCCGCCCGCGCGCCGGGCTCCACCCTCGCCTATCTGGAAGCGCATATCGAGCAGGGGCCGGTGCTGGAGGCGGCGGGGCTCGCCGTCGGCACCGTTACCGGCATCGCCGCGCAGCGGCGCTACGCCGTCGTCGTCACCGGCACGGCCGGCCATGCCGGCACCATATCCATGCCGCTGCGCCGCGACGCGCTGGCCGCCGCCGCCGAGATGGTGCTGGCGGCCGAGCGGATCGCCCGCGCCGCCGCCTCCGATCTCGTCGCCACGGTCGGCCGGCTGGAGGCGCTGCCCGGCGCCGCCAACGTGATCCCCGGCCGCGTCGCCTTCACGCTGGACGTGCGCGCCGGCGACGCCCCCCGCCGCGACGCCGCCGCCGCCGCGATCCTGGCCGAGATCCACGCCATCGCGGCGCGGCGCGGCGTGGTGGCGACCGCCGATCGCGTCCACGATCTGCCGCCGAGCCCGTGCGACCCCGGCCTCATGGACCTGCTCGACGCGGCCACGCAAGCCGCCGGGCAGCCGGTGCGCCGGCTCGTCTCGGGCGCGGGGCACGATGCGATGGCGATGGCGTCGCTCTGCCCCACCGCCATGCTGTTCGTCCGCTGCGCCGGCGGCGTCAGCCACAATCCGGCCGAGGCGGTCGACCCCGCCGACGCGGACATCGCCCTCGCCGTGATGCGCGGCTTCATCGATCGACTGGGAGAGACCCTTGCCTGA
- a CDS encoding pyridoxal-phosphate-dependent aminotransferase family protein, protein MGPGPVNAHPRVLRAMAADLLGQFDPEMTGYMNEVMALYRPIFGTDNRWTFLVDGTARAGIEAALVSLAAPGDRVLVVKFGRFGLLLTEILERLGAVVETVEAPWGETVPLDAIAEAIARTGPKVVACVHGDTSTTMAQPLDGLGALCRAAGTYLYVDATATIGGMAVAADRWEADIVTGGLQKCLGGPSGSAPITLSARAAEHIAGRRHVEQGIRRADIADGAGARIGSNYFDLAMIMDYWGEKRLNHHTEATTMLYGARECARVVLAEGLERRFARHAAAGRAVTAGVRAMGLTVFGDDRFRMTNVTGILIPKGVDGERVRTAMREHFEIEIGSAFGPLQGRIWRIGAMGYNAMKHKVLLTLGALEAVLRAEGYRFPAGAGVDAALEAWS, encoded by the coding sequence ATGGGGCCGGGGCCGGTCAACGCCCACCCCCGCGTGCTGCGCGCGATGGCGGCCGATCTGCTCGGCCAGTTCGATCCGGAGATGACCGGCTACATGAACGAGGTGATGGCGCTCTATCGCCCGATCTTCGGCACGGACAATCGCTGGACCTTTCTGGTCGACGGCACCGCCCGCGCCGGTATCGAGGCGGCGCTCGTCAGCCTTGCCGCTCCGGGCGACCGCGTGCTGGTGGTGAAATTCGGCCGCTTCGGCCTGCTGCTGACCGAAATCCTCGAACGCCTCGGCGCCGTCGTCGAGACGGTGGAGGCGCCCTGGGGCGAGACGGTGCCGCTGGACGCCATTGCCGAGGCGATCGCGCGCACCGGGCCGAAGGTGGTCGCCTGCGTCCACGGCGACACCTCCACCACGATGGCGCAGCCGCTCGACGGGCTCGGCGCGCTGTGCCGCGCGGCCGGCACCTATCTCTACGTCGATGCAACCGCCACGATCGGCGGCATGGCGGTCGCCGCCGACCGCTGGGAGGCGGACATCGTGACCGGCGGCCTCCAGAAATGCCTCGGTGGCCCGTCCGGCTCGGCGCCGATCACCCTCTCGGCACGGGCGGCGGAACACATCGCCGGCCGCCGCCACGTCGAGCAGGGCATCCGCCGCGCCGACATCGCGGACGGGGCGGGCGCGCGCATCGGCTCCAACTATTTCGATCTGGCGATGATCATGGATTATTGGGGCGAGAAGCGCCTCAACCACCACACCGAGGCGACGACGATGCTCTACGGCGCGCGCGAATGCGCCCGCGTGGTGCTGGCCGAGGGGCTGGAGCGGCGCTTCGCCCGCCACGCCGCCGCCGGCCGCGCTGTCACCGCCGGGGTGCGGGCGATGGGGCTGACTGTGTTCGGCGACGACCGCTTCCGCATGACCAACGTCACCGGCATCCTGATCCCGAAAGGGGTGGATGGCGAGCGTGTCCGCACCGCCATGCGCGAGCATTTCGAGATCGAGATCGGCAGCGCCTTCGGCCCGCTGCAGGGGCGGATCTGGCGGATCGGGGCGATGGGCTACAATGCGATGAAGCACAAGGTGCTGCTGACGCTCGGCGCGCTGGAGGCGGTGCTGCGCGCCGAGGGCTACCGCTTCCCCGCCGGCGCCGGCGTGGATGCGGCGCTGGAGGCGTGGTCGTGA
- the puuE gene encoding allantoinase PuuE, protein MSRDLVGYGAAPPDPRWPGGARVAVQFVVNYEEGAENSILNGDAGSEAFLSEMVGAAAHAGQRAMAMESLYEYGARAGFWRLHRILRDVPVTVFGVARALAMNPPAVAAMQSAGWEIASHGLRWIDYQHVPEETERAHIAEAIALHARVTGARPLGWYQGRTSPNTARLVAAEGGFVYDADSYADDLPYHAPSGQLIVPYSLDANDMKFVALNGFAEPDQFFRYLRDTFDQLAEEGGRMMSIGLHGRIAGRPARARAVARFLDHVRASGQAWLARRIDIARHWLEVHPA, encoded by the coding sequence GTGAGCCGCGATCTCGTCGGCTACGGCGCCGCGCCGCCCGATCCGCGCTGGCCCGGCGGCGCCCGCGTCGCCGTGCAGTTCGTCGTCAACTATGAGGAGGGGGCCGAGAACTCGATCCTCAACGGCGATGCCGGGTCGGAGGCGTTCCTCTCCGAGATGGTCGGCGCCGCCGCGCACGCCGGCCAGCGCGCGATGGCGATGGAGAGCCTCTACGAATATGGCGCCCGCGCCGGCTTCTGGCGGCTGCACCGCATCCTGCGCGACGTGCCCGTCACCGTGTTCGGCGTGGCGCGGGCGCTGGCGATGAACCCGCCGGCCGTCGCCGCGATGCAGTCGGCCGGGTGGGAGATCGCCAGCCACGGCCTGCGCTGGATCGACTATCAGCACGTGCCGGAGGAGACCGAGCGCGCCCACATCGCCGAGGCGATCGCGCTGCACGCCCGCGTCACCGGCGCCCGGCCGCTCGGCTGGTATCAGGGCCGCACCTCGCCGAACACGGCGCGCCTCGTCGCGGCGGAGGGCGGCTTCGTCTACGATGCGGACAGCTATGCCGACGACCTGCCCTACCATGCCCCCTCCGGCCAGCTGATCGTGCCCTACTCGCTCGACGCCAACGACATGAAGTTCGTCGCGCTGAACGGCTTCGCCGAACCCGACCAGTTCTTCCGCTACCTGCGCGACACGTTCGACCAGCTGGCGGAGGAAGGCGGGCGGATGATGTCGATCGGCCTGCACGGCCGCATCGCCGGGCGGCCGGCGCGGGCGCGGGCGGTGGCCCGCTTCCTCGATCACGTCCGGGCGAGCGGGCAGGCGTGGCTCGCCCGCCGCATCGATATCGCGCGCCACTGGCTGGAGGTTCATCCCGCATGA
- the hpxZ gene encoding oxalurate catabolism protein HpxZ encodes MTVNDPDVVAEVAAAFRAYEAALMADDVRALDALFHDAAATVRYGVGEVLYGADEIRAFRVGRGGSPQRRLGRLAIAAYGRDLATANVEFFRAGGDRRGRQSQTWVRFPGGWKIVSAHVSIEGSGS; translated from the coding sequence ATGACCGTGAACGATCCGGATGTCGTGGCGGAGGTCGCCGCCGCCTTCCGCGCCTATGAGGCGGCGCTGATGGCGGACGATGTGCGGGCGCTGGACGCGCTGTTCCACGATGCGGCGGCGACGGTGCGCTACGGCGTGGGCGAGGTGCTCTACGGCGCGGACGAGATCCGCGCCTTCCGCGTGGGCCGCGGCGGATCGCCCCAGCGCCGTCTCGGCCGGCTGGCGATCGCCGCCTACGGCCGCGATCTTGCCACCGCCAATGTGGAGTTCTTCCGCGCGGGCGGCGATCGGCGCGGCCGCCAGAGCCAGACGTGGGTGCGCTTTCCGGGCGGCTGGAAGATTGTCTCGGCCCACGTCTCGATCGAGGGGAGCGGATCGTGA
- the uraD gene encoding 2-oxo-4-hydroxy-4-carboxy-5-ureidoimidazoline decarboxylase: MLDEINALPAAAFVARYRDLFEHSPWVVERAAALRPLADLHAGLTRVVRDAALDEQLALIRAHPELAGKAAVDGTLTDASAAEQASAGLDRMSPEEYTRFHALNAAYAARFGFPFIICVRQSTKVGILAAMARRLEQDRDAEIATALREIGQIVRLRLEAMS; the protein is encoded by the coding sequence ATGCTGGACGAGATCAACGCCCTGCCCGCCGCGGCGTTCGTCGCCCGCTATCGCGACCTGTTCGAACATTCGCCGTGGGTGGTGGAGCGCGCCGCCGCCCTGCGCCCGCTCGCCGACCTCCATGCCGGGCTGACGCGGGTGGTCCGCGATGCCGCGCTCGACGAGCAGCTGGCGCTGATCCGCGCCCATCCCGAGCTGGCCGGCAAGGCGGCGGTGGACGGCACCCTCACCGATGCCTCGGCGGCCGAGCAGGCGTCAGCCGGGCTCGATCGCATGAGCCCGGAGGAATATACCCGCTTCCACGCGCTGAACGCGGCCTATGCGGCGCGCTTCGGCTTCCCGTTCATCATCTGCGTGCGCCAGTCGACCAAGGTGGGCATCCTGGCCGCCATGGCGCGGCGGCTGGAGCAGGACCGCGATGCCGAGATCGCGACCGCGCTGCGCGAGATCGGCCAGATCGTCCGCCTGCGGCTGGAGGCCATGTCATGA
- a CDS encoding FAD/NAD(P)-binding protein encodes MTPAPCSDPVPDPAAAIGLDALGHQVAHDLARLDHGKPDWTRPHDHPDGHVHDVVIVGGGQSGLGAAFGLLRERIGNILVLDENPAGYEGPWDTYARMMTLRTPKELTAIDLGIPSLTFRAYWEARHGAAGWAALGKIPRADWMAYLRWYRHVLGLPVRNDARVTLVEPLAGGPYRLHLADGTALLARKVVLATGIQGGGQWHTPPEIAARLPRRRYAHTSEAIDYARLAGRRIAILGAGASSFDNAQAALAQGVAQAHVFVRRAALPRVNPIRFMEASGMIARFATLDDDAKYALMASFFARNQPPTNDTFARAAAYPGFRLHLGAPWLDVAETADGVAITTPHGTATYDFLVLSTGLVTDPALRPELRLVADAIARWGDRHAADPAITNPLIDAHPYLGPNFQLLPRDPADAARLEGLFAFNYSGLISLGLSASALSGLKHAIPKLVAGVADQLFLDDRAALIADYLAYAEPEFVGEWHPAAEAAA; translated from the coding sequence ATGACGCCCGCCCCTTGCTCCGATCCGGTGCCGGATCCGGCCGCCGCCATCGGCCTCGACGCGCTCGGCCATCAGGTGGCGCACGATCTCGCCCGGCTCGATCACGGCAAGCCGGACTGGACGCGCCCGCACGACCATCCCGACGGTCACGTCCACGACGTGGTGATCGTCGGCGGCGGGCAGAGCGGCCTCGGCGCCGCCTTCGGCCTGCTGCGGGAGCGGATCGGCAACATCCTGGTGCTGGACGAGAATCCGGCCGGCTACGAAGGCCCGTGGGATACCTATGCGCGGATGATGACCCTGCGCACGCCCAAGGAGCTCACGGCGATCGACCTCGGCATCCCCTCCCTCACCTTCCGCGCCTATTGGGAGGCGCGGCACGGCGCGGCGGGCTGGGCCGCGCTCGGCAAGATCCCGCGGGCGGACTGGATGGCCTATCTGCGCTGGTATCGCCACGTGCTGGGCCTGCCGGTGCGCAACGACGCGCGCGTCACCCTGGTGGAGCCGCTGGCCGGCGGGCCGTACCGGCTGCACCTGGCAGACGGCACGGCGCTGCTCGCCCGCAAGGTGGTGCTCGCCACCGGCATACAGGGCGGCGGCCAGTGGCACACGCCGCCGGAGATCGCCGCCAGGCTGCCGCGTCGGCGCTACGCCCACACGTCCGAGGCGATCGACTATGCGCGCCTCGCCGGCCGGCGCATCGCCATCCTCGGCGCCGGCGCCTCATCGTTCGACAACGCGCAGGCGGCGCTGGCGCAGGGCGTGGCGCAGGCGCACGTCTTCGTTCGCCGTGCCGCGCTGCCCCGGGTGAACCCGATCCGCTTCATGGAAGCGTCCGGCATGATCGCCCGTTTCGCCACGCTGGACGACGATGCCAAATACGCGCTGATGGCGAGCTTCTTCGCGCGCAACCAGCCGCCCACCAACGATACCTTCGCCCGCGCCGCCGCCTATCCCGGCTTCCGCCTGCATCTGGGCGCGCCGTGGCTGGACGTGGCGGAGACGGCCGACGGCGTGGCGATCACCACGCCGCACGGCACCGCCACCTATGATTTCCTGGTGCTCTCCACCGGCCTCGTCACCGATCCGGCGCTGCGCCCCGAACTGCGGCTGGTGGCGGATGCGATCGCCCGCTGGGGGGATCGTCACGCGGCCGATCCGGCCATCACCAACCCGCTGATCGACGCGCACCCCTATCTCGGCCCGAACTTCCAGCTGCTGCCGCGCGACCCGGCCGATGCGGCCCGGCTGGAGGGGCTGTTCGCGTTCAACTATTCCGGCCTCATCAGCCTCGGCCTCTCCGCCTCCGCCCTCTCCGGCCTGAAGCATGCGATCCCGAAGCTGGTCGCCGGGGTCGCCGATCAGCTGTTCCTCGACGATCGCGCCGCGCTGATCGCCGACTATCTCGCTTATGCCGAGCCCGAGTTCGTCGGCGAGTGGCACCCGGCGGCGGAGGCGGCGGCATGA
- the uraH gene encoding hydroxyisourate hydrolase, protein MTSLSTHVLDLAHGCPAAGMAVRLLRDGATIAEGGTDGDGRWPALARVPVAAGRYALTFAVADYFRDRGVALPDPPFLDRVTIDFAMAGDGHYHVPLLVSPFGYSTYRGS, encoded by the coding sequence ATGACGAGCCTCTCCACCCACGTCCTCGATCTCGCTCATGGCTGCCCGGCGGCGGGGATGGCGGTGCGCCTGCTGCGCGATGGCGCGACGATCGCCGAGGGCGGCACGGACGGGGACGGGCGCTGGCCGGCGCTCGCCCGGGTTCCGGTCGCGGCCGGCCGCTACGCGCTGACATTCGCCGTGGCCGACTATTTTCGCGACCGCGGCGTCGCGCTGCCCGATCCGCCGTTCCTCGATCGCGTCACGATCGATTTCGCGATGGCGGGGGACGGCCACTATCATGTGCCGCTGCTCGTCTCGCCGTTCGGCTATTCCACCTACCGGGGCAGCTGA
- the xdhA gene encoding xanthine dehydrogenase small subunit, whose protein sequence is MATVRFLLDGETIALDDPDPTGTVLDLLRYRLRRTGTKEGCAEGDCGACTVLVGALDGDRVAWRAVNACILFLPMLHGKALMTVESLGGTHAVQRELVARHGSQCGFCTPGFVMSLYGRSIGACGTRGLALADVLSGNLCRCTGYGPILDAGAAVPPEVPDDGALAAHLKALATLSVERGRDTPLDCARDTGEPLDCARDMEETRDLAPDAGGRTFHIPATADELAALLLAFPDARIVAGATDVGLWVTKQHRILDRTIFIADIADLGRVAESADGVRIGATVRYAEASAPLARLHPDLGELVRRIAGTQVRNAGTIGGNIANGSPIGDMPPALIALGATLTLRHGDARRTMPLEDYFIGYGVQDRRPGEFVESVFVPRPAAATRIAVTKLSKRFDSDISAVCGAFAVSIEGGVVTAARIAFGGMAGTPARAPRCEAALVDQPWSEATIDAAAAALALDYAPLTDVRGSSGYRLAAAANLLRRLWLADADEPLSVLSPELIDG, encoded by the coding sequence ATGGCGACCGTCCGCTTCCTCCTCGATGGCGAGACGATCGCGCTCGACGATCCCGATCCCACCGGCACCGTGCTCGATCTGCTGCGCTACCGCCTGCGCCGCACCGGCACCAAGGAGGGCTGCGCGGAGGGGGATTGCGGCGCCTGCACCGTGCTGGTCGGCGCGCTTGACGGCGATCGCGTGGCGTGGCGCGCGGTGAACGCCTGCATCCTGTTCCTGCCGATGCTGCACGGCAAGGCGCTGATGACGGTGGAGAGCCTGGGCGGCACCCACGCGGTGCAGCGCGAGCTGGTCGCCCGGCACGGCTCGCAGTGCGGCTTCTGCACGCCGGGCTTCGTCATGTCGCTCTACGGCCGCAGCATCGGCGCGTGCGGCACGCGGGGGCTGGCGCTGGCGGACGTGCTCTCCGGCAATCTCTGCCGCTGCACCGGCTACGGCCCGATCCTGGACGCCGGCGCGGCGGTGCCGCCGGAGGTGCCGGACGACGGCGCGCTGGCGGCGCACCTAAAGGCCCTCGCCACCCTCTCTGTCGAGCGCGGTCGAGACACGCCCCTCGACTGCGCTCGGGACACGGGAGAGCCCCTCGACTGCGCTCGGGACATGGAGGAGACCCGCGACCTCGCTCCTGACGCGGGAGGGCGCACATTCCACATCCCCGCCACGGCGGACGAGCTCGCCGCGCTGCTGCTGGCCTTTCCCGACGCGCGGATCGTCGCCGGCGCCACCGATGTCGGCCTGTGGGTGACGAAGCAGCACCGCATCCTCGATCGCACGATCTTCATCGCCGACATCGCCGATCTGGGCCGCGTCGCGGAGAGCGCGGACGGCGTCCGCATCGGCGCGACGGTGCGCTATGCGGAGGCGTCGGCGCCGCTCGCCCGGCTGCACCCCGATCTCGGCGAGCTCGTCCGCCGCATCGCCGGCACGCAGGTGCGCAATGCCGGCACGATCGGCGGCAACATCGCCAACGGCTCGCCGATCGGGGACATGCCGCCCGCGCTCATCGCGCTCGGCGCCACGCTCACCCTGCGGCACGGCGACGCGCGGCGGACAATGCCGCTGGAGGATTATTTCATCGGCTACGGCGTGCAGGATCGCCGGCCCGGCGAGTTCGTCGAGAGCGTGTTCGTGCCGCGCCCGGCGGCCGCCACCCGCATCGCCGTCACCAAGCTCTCCAAGCGGTTCGACAGCGACATATCGGCGGTGTGCGGCGCCTTCGCCGTCTCGATCGAGGGCGGCGTCGTCACCGCCGCCCGCATCGCCTTCGGCGGCATGGCCGGCACGCCGGCGCGCGCGCCGCGTTGCGAGGCGGCGCTGGTCGACCAGCCGTGGAGCGAGGCGACGATCGACGCGGCCGCCGCCGCCCTCGCGCTGGATTACGCGCCGCTCACCGACGTGCGCGGGTCCAGCGGCTATCGGCTGGCGGCGGCGGCCAATCTGCTGCGCCGGCTGTGGCTGGCGGACGCGGACGAGCCGCTCTCCGTCCTTTCGCCGGAGCTGATCGATGGCTGA
- the xdhB gene encoding xanthine dehydrogenase molybdopterin binding subunit, with protein MDYDPLPAFITIAQARAAGSLLEDSQRMARGDAAAALAAAPHRIAGTLEMGGQEHFYLEGQVALATPGEEGQIHILSSTQHPSEVQHLVANLLGLGHADVTVEVRRMGGAFGGKETQAALYAAAAALVAAKTGRPAKIRADRDDDMVMTGKRHDFAVEYDVGFDGDGHVAGIRIELASRCGATADLSHAINDRAMFHADNCYHLPAVEIVSHRLRTHTVSNTAFRGFGGPQGMLAIERVMDAIAAHLGRDPLAVRQANLYGPGRDVTPYDMVVEDNVAPALIADLVAQTDYAARVQRVAAFNAAHRVLKKGLALTPVKFGISFTTTHLNQAGALVHLYTDGSIALNHGGTEMGQGLNIKVAQVVADVFAVDVARVRITSTRTDKVPNTSATAASSGADLNGMAAFNAAETLRCRLVAFAARVHGVAEDRVRFTAEGVAIGDDLVPFGALCRQAQMGRISLSATGYYTTPKIAYDRAAHKGRPFYYFAYGAALAEVVIDTLTGEHRVLAVDILHDVGRSLNPAIDLGQIEGGFVQGMGWLTTEELVFDETGRLLTHAPSTYKIPTAGDRPARMDIRLWQPGRNAEPTIHRSKAVGEPPFMLAIAVFSALTQAVAAAAPGRGLPHLDAPATPERILAAVTDLRGRAAGGDRG; from the coding sequence GTGGACTATGATCCCCTCCCCGCCTTCATCACGATCGCGCAGGCCCGCGCCGCCGGATCGCTGCTGGAAGACAGCCAGCGCATGGCGCGCGGCGACGCCGCCGCCGCGCTGGCCGCCGCGCCGCACCGGATCGCCGGCACGCTGGAGATGGGCGGCCAGGAGCATTTCTACCTCGAAGGGCAGGTCGCGCTCGCCACGCCGGGCGAGGAGGGGCAGATCCACATCCTCTCCTCCACCCAGCATCCGAGCGAGGTGCAGCACCTCGTCGCCAACCTGCTGGGGCTGGGCCACGCCGACGTGACGGTGGAGGTGCGCCGCATGGGCGGCGCCTTCGGCGGCAAGGAGACGCAGGCCGCGCTCTACGCCGCCGCCGCCGCGCTGGTCGCGGCGAAGACGGGCCGCCCCGCCAAGATCCGCGCCGACCGCGACGACGACATGGTGATGACCGGCAAGCGCCACGACTTCGCCGTGGAGTATGACGTGGGGTTCGACGGCGACGGCCACGTCGCCGGCATCCGCATCGAACTCGCCTCGCGCTGCGGCGCGACCGCCGATCTCAGCCATGCGATCAACGATCGGGCGATGTTCCACGCGGACAATTGCTACCATCTGCCGGCGGTCGAGATCGTCTCCCACCGCCTGCGCACGCACACCGTGTCGAACACCGCCTTCCGCGGCTTCGGCGGCCCGCAGGGGATGCTCGCAATCGAGCGGGTGATGGACGCCATCGCCGCTCATCTGGGACGCGATCCGCTCGCCGTGCGGCAGGCCAACCTCTACGGGCCGGGGCGGGACGTGACGCCCTACGACATGGTCGTGGAGGACAATGTCGCCCCCGCCCTGATCGCGGATCTGGTCGCGCAGACCGATTACGCCGCGCGGGTACAGCGGGTGGCGGCGTTCAACGCCGCGCATCGCGTGCTGAAGAAGGGGTTGGCGCTCACGCCGGTGAAGTTCGGCATCAGCTTCACGACCACCCACCTCAACCAGGCCGGCGCGCTGGTCCACCTCTATACCGATGGCTCGATCGCGCTGAACCATGGCGGTACGGAGATGGGGCAGGGCCTGAACATCAAGGTGGCGCAGGTGGTGGCGGACGTGTTCGCGGTGGACGTCGCCCGCGTGCGGATCACCTCCACCCGCACGGACAAGGTGCCGAACACGTCGGCGACGGCCGCCTCCTCCGGCGCGGACCTGAACGGCATGGCGGCGTTCAACGCGGCGGAGACGCTGCGCTGCCGCCTGGTCGCCTTCGCCGCGCGCGTGCACGGCGTGGCCGAGGATCGCGTGCGCTTCACGGCCGAAGGCGTGGCGATCGGCGACGATCTCGTGCCGTTCGGCGCGCTGTGCCGGCAGGCGCAGATGGGGCGCATCTCGCTTTCGGCGACCGGCTACTACACCACGCCGAAGATCGCCTACGATCGCGCGGCCCACAAGGGCCGGCCGTTCTACTATTTCGCCTATGGCGCGGCGCTGGCCGAGGTGGTGATCGATACGCTGACCGGCGAGCACCGGGTGCTGGCGGTGGACATCCTTCACGATGTCGGCCGCTCGCTGAACCCGGCCATCGATCTGGGCCAGATCGAGGGCGGCTTCGTGCAGGGCATGGGCTGGCTGACGACCGAGGAACTCGTGTTCGACGAGACCGGCCGGCTGCTCACCCACGCGCCCTCCACCTACAAGATCCCGACGGCGGGGGACCGGCCCGCCCGCATGGACATCCGCCTGTGGCAGCCGGGCCGCAATGCCGAGCCGACGATCCATCGCTCGAAGGCGGTCGGTGAGCCGCCGTTCATGCTGGCGATCGCGGTGTTCTCGGCACTCACCCAGGCGGTGGCCGCGGCGGCACCCGGCCGGGGCCTGCCGCACCTCGACGCACCCGCCACGCCGGAGCGGATCCTGGCGGCCGTGACGGACCTGCGCGGCCGGGCGGCGGGCGGCGATCGTGGCTAG
- the xdhC gene encoding xanthine dehydrogenase accessory protein XdhC, protein MPLAERGRGTSPRWNDGGTGAELQAEWAATALAALAGGPAALVTVLATEGSAPRGAGTRMVVAAGGAAGTIGGGRLEQQAIAQAVAMLDQPAGAWRVQDYPLGPLLGQCCGGRVRLLVERLDPARAGWLRAATPGARIVHRFAESHIDRHGGEAPAAAVRGDRPAPGDRIGERLDPPGRPLLLFGAGHVGRAIAAKAAGLPLALAWFDTRAEAAAWPGVALVAEADAPACARAAPVDAAILILTHDHALDYRLAAAALGGPARFVGLIGSATKRARFTARLARDGIDAARLTCPIGLPGIVGKAPEVIAVATLAQLLALA, encoded by the coding sequence ATGCCGCTCGCGGAGAGAGGCAGAGGCACGAGCCCTCGCTGGAACGACGGCGGGACGGGCGCGGAGCTACAGGCCGAGTGGGCCGCCACCGCCCTCGCCGCGCTCGCCGGCGGCCCCGCCGCCCTCGTCACGGTGCTCGCGACGGAGGGGTCGGCGCCGCGCGGTGCGGGCACGCGGATGGTGGTCGCGGCGGGCGGCGCGGCGGGCACGATCGGCGGCGGACGGCTGGAGCAGCAGGCGATCGCGCAGGCGGTCGCAATGCTCGACCAGCCGGCGGGCGCGTGGCGCGTGCAGGATTATCCGCTCGGGCCGCTGCTGGGCCAGTGCTGCGGCGGGCGGGTGCGGCTGCTGGTCGAGCGGCTCGATCCGGCCCGCGCCGGGTGGCTGCGCGCGGCGACGCCGGGCGCGCGCATCGTCCACCGTTTCGCCGAGAGCCACATCGACCGGCACGGCGGCGAGGCGCCGGCGGCGGCCGTGCGCGGCGACCGGCCGGCGCCGGGCGACCGGATCGGCGAGCGGCTCGATCCGCCCGGCCGGCCGCTGCTGCTGTTCGGCGCCGGCCATGTCGGCCGCGCGATCGCGGCGAAGGCGGCCGGCCTGCCCCTCGCCCTCGCCTGGTTCGATACGCGGGCGGAGGCGGCGGCGTGGCCCGGCGTGGCCCTTGTCGCGGAGGCGGACGCACCGGCCTGCGCCCGCGCCGCGCCGGTCGACGCCGCGATCCTGATCCTCACCCACGATCACGCGCTCGATTACCGCCTCGCCGCCGCCGCGCTCGGCGGGCCGGCGCGGTTCGTCGGGCTGATCGGCTCGGCCACCAAGCGCGCGCGCTTCACCGCGCGGCTGGCGCGCGACGGCATCGACGCCGCGCGGCTCACCTGCCCGATCGGCCTGCCCGGCATCGTCGGCAAGGCGCCGGAGGTGATCGCCGTCGCCACGCTCGCCCAGCTGCTGGCGCTCGCATGA